The sequence TTCACACTGGCAGGCACGCTGGTCATGCCGCAGGAAAAGGCCTTCTTTGCGGTGGTCTTTTTCCTGAACGCCTTTTCGATGCCTTTCCTGACAGCCGGGATCCTGTATCCGGTGGCGCGCCTTTTCTGCCGGCGAACCTTCACGTTCGAGGCCCTCTTTCGGATCGTCGCCTACGCCAATGTGAGTCTTCTGATCTCCTGGCTTCCGGGCATGGCCTGGGTCGGCGGGATCTGGAAGTTCTACCTGATCGGCGTCGGCATGACCCGAACCGGCGGCATCAAAACACGGTTGGTTCTGGCCTGTCTGGCGACGGCTGCGGTTCTGCTCCTCTTGCTGATTCACCTGTTGAAGCCGCTCATCTCGGCCTGACCCGGGATGAAACGGAGGCCGGCGCACAACACCCAAACCGTCCTTTAAACAGGGACCCGGACATCGTCAAGGCCCCGATGAGCGGGGCGAAGGAAAGCGCACCGCACCTTCGATGAGGATCCGATGCTCAAAAAGGAGGCAGAATATATGAACGATTCGATCAAGGTTCTCATGGTGGACGACGAGGAGCAATTCAGGGCCACGACCCGGAAACTGCTGACCCGGAAAGGATTCGACACCCTCCTGGCCGGCTCGGGCGAGGAGGCCCTCGAACAGCTCAAGAACCAGCCCGACGTCGTCGTCCTGGACATCAAGATGCCCGGTATGGACGGGCATGAAACGCTCAAGGAGATCCGCAGGCAGGCCCCCGACATGCCGGTCATCATGCTGACAGGGCATGGGGATCTCCCCTCCGCCAAGGAGGCCCGGGAATCCGGCGCATTCGATTACCTCTCGAAACCCTGCGACATCGATCTCCTGGCCGCCAAGATCTCCGACGCCTTCACATCCCGGAGGAAAGGGGCGCGTCCGGCCGAGCGGAAGGTCCGGGAGGTCATGATCCCGTTCGAGGAATACACGTCCATCTCCGCCGGTCAATCCGTCCTGGAGGCGATTCTGGAGCTGAAGGAGACCTTCAGCTCGCGGATGACCACGAGCCGCATCATGGAGACGGGCCACCGTTCGCTCCTGGTCCTCGGCGCCAACGGCGAGGTCCAGGGGGTGATGACCATCAAGGACCTCCTCGAGTCCATCATGCCCGCGTATCTGAGCGCCCCCAAACCCTCCACGGCGGACAGCATCCAGTACTCGCCCATG is a genomic window of Desulfatiglans anilini DSM 4660 containing:
- a CDS encoding YIP1 family protein, translating into MAQTLPDDAARNRPGFDAVKRFLDKVIGLLINPGRFYEARKDEKGYRGAISFLLTVSILFTLAGTLVMPQEKAFFAVVFFLNAFSMPFLTAGILYPVARLFCRRTFTFEALFRIVAYANVSLLISWLPGMAWVGGIWKFYLIGVGMTRTGGIKTRLVLACLATAAVLLLLLIHLLKPLISA
- a CDS encoding response regulator — translated: MNDSIKVLMVDDEEQFRATTRKLLTRKGFDTLLAGSGEEALEQLKNQPDVVVLDIKMPGMDGHETLKEIRRQAPDMPVIMLTGHGDLPSAKEARESGAFDYLSKPCDIDLLAAKISDAFTSRRKGARPAERKVREVMIPFEEYTSISAGQSVLEAILELKETFSSRMTTSRIMETGHRSLLVLGANGEVQGVMTIKDLLESIMPAYLSAPKPSTADSIQYSPMFWSGMFTLEVRKLSTKKVGEVMSPRPSTIDADSNLMEAAFLMITQNERRLLVMQGTRPVGVIREQDLFFEMVRVQQG